agcatgtttattctcaggttccctagaagtcttccgatgtttgcttatatgttagacaagctatgtgcatggtgtcttacatggcatatttttcaaggaaacgttgcattcaccaaatcatcaccatgtatattattttaactgcattgtcaacggaagtactattgtaaactattatttacagcgattgtctatatgtaaaaatcatcagatgtcgaaaacctttgatttaaatattcatttatggtgtgccttttcaaaagaatgcaatgtttacaaaacgtatcatatagagatcaaatacctcgcaatgaaatcaatgaatggcgagttcgtccatatggatttggagcgatcgtcacacatatcAACCTCCAtgcttatgtccaaaacaaaaggggtaatagggatgatttcagagataattggcctttagttgcagctattcaataagggaaaatgacaattttcaaaggacaaaaatgGCCATATGAATCAGATGTCAGAGGCACACGATCGAACCACGCTCGACCGTGCAGCGAGCCGTGTAGCTTCCAAGCAGATTTctttttcctataaaagccaagtcttgaagcatttgaagactcacctcttgcactcatattttctcatacttactgatatcattcttataattaaattgtaatcttttggagtgattctagcaagagtacttgtaagcttaaagttgtaagtttacttgtaaactatcttcttaaagggatctagaggatagttgtgttttcactaggatagttcattaggatcttgtggtaagagctataggtgtttgtgaagtcttcaaagggacgtaagagttctcaagttgcggcttatcgaagtactagtgttgtatccggacactccaccgagtttggagtatcatagtgaagaaaaatatcAATTCGTAGAATTAAGgaatggattaaggaagattagttaacatcttcccgaaccactataaatcgttgtgtttgttctctcttcccttatcttttgattataattttacatatatttatattgttagtattattagagaataaacatttcaagtcacactatgtcaagttcaagttcaacaaaacgcaaaaaaaaatttgaaaaatcgactaagtaactattcaccccctcctttagttacttacaattggtatcagagcggttgctctaaatgttttgtcaaaaattactaattcgaaattaagactaatttttgcaaatcttagagtttaagatcatggaacaaaaatttgagaacttgaactatagtgaatgatgctccatgcaaaggccttcacttcttgaaagtgaaggattttGCTATTGGAAGCATCGATTTGAAACGTATGTCCGTTCCAAAGATATAGACTGTTGGAATATTATTACTAAAGGTGATTATGTTCCATTTAAGTTTGGTGATGAtaagaaaactaaaatatatatacccGAGGAAGAAAGGACTAAGGAACACAAGGTAGAAGTAGGCAAAAACTATGAAGCTAAGATGACCATTTTTAATGCATTGCCTAGGAAAGAATATGAGAGAGTTTTTATGATGGTTAGTGCTAAGAAAAtttgggatagtatcatggttactcatcATGGAAATCCACAAAtcatagaaaataaagtagaattacttataactaaatatgaacaatttgctattgaagattatgaaaaaatagatagtgcctacactagatttaacaatatttgttcaagtttgaaagctctaggtacAAGCTACAAGGATAAGTAATATGTTCGAAAATTCTTAAGGGCTCTACCATCAAGAAGGAGACCAAAGGTGACGGCAATTGACGAATCAAAGAATGCGGAAAAGTTAACTCTAGATAaactcattggaaatctcaaagtacatgaggttatcctagataaagatgatgaggtagaaaaggccaagagagaaaagaacaagtcaatcgctctaaaggccaagattcatgatgaatatgacattGATGATGGCGATGATGATATTCTAAATGATGAAGAGCAACTTGCATTTATTGTTAGCTCATTTAAGAAATTCTATCGAAGGCCGGGAAACCATGTTCGCCCTCCAATGGAACAAAAGAAAACGCCATTCGATCCCAAGAAAAAGTTTGTACGAAAATGATTTGGGTGCGGTGATCCAAATCACTTGATAAGTGAATGTCCTAAGAGAAAGAATGAAAAGGCTTTTCTTGGAGGTGCATGGGATGACGAAGACAACGACAcacaagaagaaggaaaggaaacgtGTCTCATGGCCATTGACATGCCAAGTGATGACGACAAGGGATCGCAAGTCGGACAAACCGACAATGAGGTACTTTCAAATTCCTTTGAGTTTAGTATTGACAACTTTGCTAAAttgtatatcttaagtagtaaagtaAGTAACAAAAACACAAGTCTAAAGGAAGAAAATAACCTGTTTAGGTTAGAGATCTTACAACTTAAGAAAGAATATTTAACTCACAAGAATGTCTTACATGTGATGACTTAAAACATGAAAACCATGCCTTGAACAAAACTAACaaactacttgaaaataaaattaagttttcaaaatatGATGAAAGTAGTAAAGTGTTAGAAGATATTTTAAGTGTTCAAAAATCAACAAATAACAAACAAGGGCTAGGATACAAAGAAAATACTCTTGAGATAAAATCATCCAAACATAAGCCAATAGTGTTTGTTAAACCTAAAGTAGTAGAAACACCAAAACCAAAGGCTTCCATAACTAATCAAGTTAAGACAGGTAGAAAAGAAATCAAATCATTTGTGAAAAATCCTTCAAGAAGAATGATTAATCAAAACTTTGAAAGAAAAAGGGTCGAAACTAAAAAGAGCAACAATATTAAAATTGTTAAGAGGTGGGTTAGAGTAGGAGTCTTTAatgctaatcatcccggacccaacaaacattgggtaccaaagttattgattaattaaatataggtttgtctcaatggtgttgtacaaaatgaagaatggataattgatagcggatgtacaacacacatgacgCGCAACAAAGAATTCTTTACAAAATATACGGAGCACaatggaggtgatgtaatctttggtggcgatgtgaaaggaaaaatcatcggtaaaggtaacattactaatcaaaatattacacttgataatgtgttacacattaaaaatttaagttttaacttgctaagtgtaggaagaatatgcgataaaggttataacatgacatttactaaaaattcctcacacataataaaagatggtaaaagtgtcataaatgAAATTAGGAAGAAAGGTCTTTATACATGCAAATTGGATGATTTCAAACATGTTGATATTTGTCTCATatctatacatgatactactaccttgtggcataggagactagggcatgctaacatgaaactaattcataacatatcctcaaaggacatagttagagacttgcctaaattaaaatataaaagtcatttttgtgatgcatgcaaAGTAGGAAAACAAGTACATGCAAGTCATAAACCTAAGAATTTTATCTCCACTAAAAGATGTCTAGAACTTTTGTACATGGATTTATTTGGGCCATCGGCCGttcaaagttatggaggaaatttttataccttagtaatagtagatgatttctcaagatatacatggacactatttctaaagcataaaaatgaagcgtgtgaaagatttataatttttgctacTAAGATACAAAATTTGCTTGGTTGTACTATAGTAGCAATAAGAACGGATCATcgtagagaatttgataatgatgctcaatttagagtcttttgtgatttaaatggtatctctcataatttctcggctcctcgcacacctcaatccaatggagttgttgaaaggaaaaaccgaactcttcaagaaatgagtcaaactatgttaaatgaacaatcaatacctcaaaagttttggagtgaagccgttgccacctccacctacattcaaaatagagtcttaattaggccatcaatggataaaacaccttatgaaattttaaatggtagaaaaccaaccgtaagtcatcttagagtattcgggtgcaaatgttttatcttaaacaaaaaggaatatcttacaaagtttgaacctaaagcttacgaaggagtgttcttaggatattcgttagaaagtaaggcatatgaggttctaaataaatacaccaatgtcatagaagaatccctaGATGTCACATTTGATGAAACTCCTCCGCCACCTAAGACTAAACCCTTAGAGGATGATGATGTGATAGAACAAGATGCTATAGAAACAATGCCAACTCAAATCGAGTTCAATGACACCAATGAGGATAGATCTCATTTGAAACCAAGTAAGGATAACTTAGCATCCTCGATCGATATTAAACATATAAAGGATCATCCCATAGATTAAGTCATAGGAGACATCAACACTAGAACCACTAGGTCACAAGCATTCAACCTAATTGCCAACTATGCTTTTATCTcccaaatagaacccaaaaatattaaggaagcCCTATTAGATGAAAGTTGAGTAGAAGctatgcaagaggaattaaatcaattccaaaggagcgatgtatgggatttggttcctttacctagtgaaagcaatatcataggtacaaaatgGGTCTATAGAAATAAACTGGATGAAGATGTAAATGTAGTTAGAAACAAAGGTAGACTAGTTGCATAAGGATATAGCCAACAAGAggggattgattatgatgaaacatttgctcccgtcgctaggctagagtcaataagaatacttctttcatatgcatgtgccaataacttcaaactttatcaaatggatgttaaaagtgcCTTTTTAAATAgtgtcataaatgaagaagttTATGTATCACAACCTCCGGAGTTTGAAGATTTCAAAAAGCCTTATCAtgtttttaaacttaaaaaggctctctatggacttaaacaagcccctagagcatggtacgaaagacttagaaccttcttaataaataatgggtatgaaatgagaaaaattgataatacactctttatcaaaaggcatgaaaaggattaagtcatagttcaaatatatgttgatgatattgtatttggatctactattgaatctcttagcaatgagttttctaagttaatgcatgatgagtttgaaataaacatgatgggtgaactcaagttctttctcagactacaaatcaagcaactagaagatggaacattcatcaatcaacaaaagtacattcatgaaatgatcaaaaaatttggaatggagaactcaaaaccaatGGCAACTCCGATGGCAACAAATGTAAAACTTACTTTGGAAGGGGAAGGAGAACCGTTCGATAGTACAAAATATAGGGGAATGATTGGATCCCTTCTATACTTAATGGCAAGTCGGCCCGATATCATGTTTAGTGTGTGCCTGTGTGCAAGATTTCAAGAAAATCCAAAGACATCACATGTTGAGGCTGTCAAAAGAGTCTTTAGATACTTAAAAGGGACAATGCATCTTGGGTTATGGTATCCAAAGTTCACCGGAGTTGATATTATGTGCTTTACGGATTCCGATCACGGAGGATCAAtgattgatagaaaaagcacaagtGGAGTATGCGCATTCGTGGGTCTTTGCTTAACATCATGGTTCTCGAAGAAGCAAACGTCCGTTGCATTGTCTACCACCGAAGCAGAATATGTGGCTATGGGAAGAGCATGCGCTCAAGTGTTATAGATGAAGCAAACCTTCCTCGATTACAGTATCATCTCATCCGAAATACCCATATGTTGTGATAACAAAAGTGCTATAGACTTATcgaaaaatcaaatattacactctaggactaaacacatagacattaggcaccattTCCTAGGTAGAATATGCGAAAAACATAGCTGACATATTCACTAAGCCCCTTAAAAAGGAAACCTTTAACTtgcttaggaatgggttgggaatgatggaacataCTCCGTAAAATCCTATTCTGATCACGCACGGTCGAATCACGGTCGACCGTGTTGAAAGCCGCCTGATGTCtgacgaatttctttgtcttttatGTAACTCCTTTAATATCCAAACAACTTTTTCACCAACCACATCTCTTCTTTAAACCCCAACCACTGAATTTCTGGATTTACTTTTGTCTTACTTTCAAGTACTCTTCAAAAAGAGGTCCATACTCTTTTAATTCTCTTCAAGGTAAGCATCTAAAATTTACTTCAAATTTTACTAGATTGATTATATTCTCTCCAAACTAATAGAAACACTTGTTTCTtgcataatttcttaaatatatgagTAAAATTGTTGTAAAaggcttttcttatcaagtaaGTTATAATAGTGATTTCTTGCATAAAAACTCATATATGTTTTAAATCTTTGAACTCACTCATGCACACACACATATGTTTGAATAAATCATTATGATACTTGTGAATCTCATGACTAGTATCTATTTTTGACAAACATAAAgcaaaatgatgaaacttgtctaaattttcaaaagaaaaatagtacaatttaatttcaaattcaTAGTTTTCAAAATGAGTCTAGACAAGGACTAATCTCCACATGTTTAGCATATAGTTTTTCAAACTTATAAACTTGATTATTTTGCTAAAATTGTGGTTTTTCAAGGAAATGACCAACACGAGAAATCAACGTAATACGAACAATAGGCAACACATGGAGactagaacacttcatgaagaGCGTGTTGTTCATCATACCAAATTTCCTGAACTAACTCAACTTTTCACCCATAACAATTGCTTCTCGTTTCTTGAGCTTGATGAAACCATTTATCCAATGTTAATTAGGGAATTCTATGCTAATCTTGATGTCTCAAATCCCGACCAAGTTGCATTTCGACTTTTTAATACATCTTACACTTGGTCCTTTGAACAATTCGCAACCGTTATGGCAATTCCTTCCAATGGTGTTCCTTCTATACCCCTTCAACCGATCTAAGATCACTTAACCCTACATTTCCGTTGCAACCCATCTTAGATCTCATCACCACTCCGGGAGTACAACAAAA
This window of the Rutidosis leptorrhynchoides isolate AG116_Rl617_1_P2 chromosome 7, CSIRO_AGI_Rlap_v1, whole genome shotgun sequence genome carries:
- the LOC139857887 gene encoding uncharacterized mitochondrial protein AtMg00810-like, which codes for MATPMATNVKLTLEGEGEPFDSTKYRGMIGSLLYLMASRPDIMFSVCLCARFQENPKTSHVEAVKRVFRYLKGTMHLGLWYPKFTGVDIMCFTDSDHGGSMIDRKSTSGVCAFVGLCLTSWFSKKQTSVALSTTEAEYVAMGRACAQVL